The genomic interval aaattAGAGTGGGGAGCAAATATGGCGGTTGCCACAGCAGGCAGAGGTTGGCTCACATTCTCCTTGGAAAACTTGCCGCCATGGTTCATCTGAGGGCCAGGAGGTCACCGCATGGCACAGCAGTCCCCCACCCTGTCTTACCAGTTTGGGGCTTGTAGATGTGTGTAAGTGTCACCCGACCACTTAGCCCTGGTCTCTGGTTTTTCTACAGGATGAGGGAGTGGTGGGTGCAGGTGGGGCTCCTGGCAGTGCCCCTGCTTGCGGCCTATCTGCACATCCCACCCCCCCAACTCTCCCCTGCCCTTCACTCATGGAAGTCATCAGGCAAATTCTTCACCTACAAGGGACTGCGCATCTTCTACCAAGGTAAGAACAGGGCTGTTGGAGCACCCTCTGCGGACTGCCCCCGAAGGTCCCACTGAGGTACTTATTTTGCATCCGTTGGTCTCTGTTGTCCGTCTGTGATGGAGGGGAAAACCCCCTTTTAAGTGAAGTATGCTTGAAGGAATGGACTCACCCCCCTTAAATTGATAGTAGGGCAACACAAACTGCTGGTAGGGAGGGGGCAGTCGAGTTGAGAACTGGCTGTTTAGCATAATTGTTTTCATAGCATGATCTGTACTGATAGTTTTTTTCTCTAGAGCGCCCCTAGTGTCGGGTAATGTAAATAGTACTCATAGATAAAGCGACCTTTGGTTCTGTTTCCCGCACCCCAAATTcctgatttcattttattttctataaagatTGTTATATACATAACTGTGATTTAAGTCTTATACCTTTGTATAAATTAATTTGCTAATGATAATTATTACGACTGCTACTTCTCAAATAATTACCATATACTACGCATTGAATTATATTTTCAATCTATTATTACATCTAATCTCTATAACAGTAACTTGGAGAGAGGTGCTATTAACCTCACTTGATAGGTAATGAACTTGAGAAACGAGATTGGAAAAGAGTTCTTTTGAGCGGGGGTCAAGAGCAATAACGAAAAATGTTTGTCATAAAACCGTTTTTCATTATTGCTCCTGACCTCCTCTCATCTGCTATATTCACTTAAGTAAGTATGTAATTTTCTTTACGTTGGTCCTATAGGTTGTTTTTAGTTTTCCAATATTTTAGTGAATGTTGGAGGGAAATCGTCatctatatatttacttttttcttctattttcaaaCTAGACCACTTATAACTAGAATGATTTTATTTGTGTGGATTCTAAAGAATAAGACGTGTaggccaaaatatataaaatttttcattccttctaacaaaattattttccaacctgGTTTTCAAATTCTCATGCCGTTGGCAGTATATGAATGTAtcagttttaatttaattattattagcaAGGTGTTCTATTTCAATGTTTggctaaattaaaaaatgtttatctgtTCAAAACGTTAATGTTTATTATTGATTTACCCTTTTTTATAATTGTTAGAATTTTGCAGTAGTTTGAACATGGTGCTTTTGACACTGGATTCTGATATTAATCTCCTCTGCGGGAAATAAACTAAGGTACTCACCAGGTAGAGGCAGAGTTGCTGTATTTTAGAATTTTGGGGAGGCCATAAGGTACAAAAAATTTCTAGTTTATCTACTGTGATTGTATACAGTAAAACTGTGAAAGTTTGCATTTTACTGTGAAAAGCAATTTGCATATTGATAATGggagaaattctttaaaaaattcagttaaatTAAGCAGACTCCTTTTAAGTATTTTCATATAGAGTatgctatttataattttttaatatacagattttaaaaataaaatgtctatttttacctaaagcaataagcttgcattttaaaagacatcttttttaaaaatttcattaacTTGGGCAGGATTTCGCCCCGGGGTTATGAAAAAGATAGGCTTGAAAATGTTGACgtatttatatacacagaaaggtaaaaataaatactatggtaAGACAGACATCTGGctgtggccaggtagctcagtgcatagagcatttcCCCTGCATGCCGAGGTCGCGGGTCCGGgtgtgtatgagaagcaatcaatgagtgcgcaactaaatggaacttagtggaacaacaggttgatacttctctttctctttcaaatcagtaagtttaaaaaaatttaagttgcatttaataggtaaacaCAACACACATACAAGTTCAATTTAAGGAAAAACCTACAGAACTTCTCTCAtcatacaaattcaatttaagaaaaaaaaaacctgagcatgctgaaatagctcagttgggagaaCGTTAGACTGAAGAAAACAAACCTATAGAGCCTGTCTTGTTCATAACTCAGGGACTTGCCTGTACCAGAGTATTTATACATTAATATCTTCAAGGCTATTTTCTGTAGGGCGTTGGCCTAACagacctctctcctccttcccagaCTCTGTGGGTGTGGTCGGAAGTCCGGAGATAGTCGTTCTCTTACACGGCTTTCCAACATCCAGCTACGATTGGTACAAGGTAATGGAATCGGACTTTCTAGGTCCTACTGTCTTTAAAAgtctaaaataaaagattttgttGCCAGCATTGAAAGGCTCTTGCATACTTGAACTGCTTAATAAATTAGGATTAAACATAGAACTGTTTTTCATTCACTGGAAGGGAGTAGAATACTATTTGGCAGTCTGGGGACGGTCATCGCCAAGGGAAAGCGCCGGAGTCCCTGTGCCAGCAGAGGTTAATTATTAGGAATAAAGTGCTTTGTGAGAGGATCAGCTGGGGGCCTGCAGTGGTTTCCTGTGGATTTTCCCTTTGTTGCCCTCTGTTAAGCTGAGGGAGGGACGAGACCCCTATGCAGCGGTAggttggaggggaggggcaggagcaaAATGTCCAACTTGTCCCCTTTTTTGGTAGATCTGGGAAGGTCTGACGCTGAGGTTCCACCGCGTGATTGCCCTCGACTTCTTAGGCTTTGGCTTTAGTGACAAACCGGTAAGCAGCACCTGGATGGGACCGGTGTCAAGGGACGGGGTGGATGAGGTGGAGGGGTCGGGCCAGCAGACAGCCCAGCACCAGCACTTGACGCTGTATCTCTGGGCTTTCCTCCCCCCAGAGGCCACACCACTACTCCATATTTGAGCAAGCCAGCATCGTGGAGGCGCTGCTGCGGCATCTCGGCCTCCAGAACCGCAGGGTCAACCTCCTGTCTCACGACTATGGCGACATCGTGGCTCAGGAGCTGCTCTACAGGTCAGTGGGCCACAGGCTTCTGTACTCGTCATGGGATTCAGTCTTTAAGGTGCTGGGAAAATCCACTGTCCCTGGGTTCTTTCATCTTCAGCTGCTGTCCTGGTGCAGGTCCGCCCAGTCACATATGTCTGCCTTCCATTTCTAGGTTCAAGCAGAATCGATCCGGCCGGCTTACCATAAAGAGTCTCTGTCTGTCGAATGGAGGTAATTACCTTGGCAGTGGGTGGAAGGGGGCATGGGCCACATTTACATATCAGTGACATCTCCAAATGGTAATCTGATGGTCTTGCAGACAGACACAGTTGAACCTTTTCCGGGCCACACATCGCTTTAGTGGTCTGATAAAATCTATTGACCCTTTCTCAAAATAaggtttttaaagtataaataaaagaatagggTTACAAAGGAAATTGACATCCAATTAATAAAAAGCTGTGTTACAagtaaaatgtactttttaaatgcATCATAGCAAGATCTAATGGTGGGTCTAGTAACAACTATTAGTAGCAGCAGCAAGGAGTTTAAATATTCCACACTATCCCTAACACCTGCAGTAGGTTATACAAGCATGAGGGGAAGCCACAGGGGCTTGCAGCACTTACTGTGCTTTCATTAACTCTTCATCGGTGCCAAGTTTCAGTTAGACATTAGTGAACACTTGATTAGACCTTTTggagatgtttctttttcttagcgTGCCATTGAACCTGGCTTGTAAAGCCACGAATCTCTAAATGTCCCCTGAACACCGTGAGGGCAGGCTGGGAGAGAAGTCTGTCAGTCCCTTTATGAGCAACGTTCATGACTTTCCCCCATTAACACTGGAGAAAAGTGGAAAAGGAATAATCTAgttgttttttggtgttgttgttgttatttttttgttttgttttcttttgtttttaaggacCTACACTTCCTGAAAAATCCCTGGTTTCTTTTGCTGCCCAAATCATGAACTCCACTATGTTCTGAGGAATGGGAGGAAGCGCTAGGGAGTCAGAGCCTAGTCGTCAGCCAAGTGGATGGCCGAGTGTtattcttcccatttctctccctttaccATCTGGAAAGTAATCCCAGTGGGATAGAATTTGACCGCTTAAACCCAGAATTCCCTGGTGAAGGAATTAGATGGCAACACTAAGTTTTTACTTGTCATTCATCTTTTAGCATTAAAGTCCCCGAAGCTGACAGTGAGTAGGGTGGAGAGTCTCCAATAATGGGCCTGAGTTTGCCTTAAAGTTGTTAGGAAATGACTAACACAAGTCTCTTCTTTTCCTACAGGTATATTTCCTGAGACTCATCGTCCCCTCCTCCTCCAAAAGGTTGGTAACTCTCCTGACTAGATTGTTAGTTCTTAAGACATACTGACAGATAATGCTAGGACCTTCACAAGGGCCACAGCTACTATAAAAGGCCAGAATGCAAATTCTTCTCTCATCAATTTACATGAATAAGTTAGTTTTATTCCTGTGTTATGCAAATAAAGCGGTGGAAATGGAGCCTACATAAAGCCTAAAACTTTCTGAGAATTAGACATCAACAAATATTTGGAGAAATACAGCTACCTAAAGATTGGTGTGACGAGCATGATGTTTAAACATATGGGAGCCTATGAAGTTGAAAACATCAGCTAAAAGTCTTAGGGATTTGGTCACATGTAGAAATGTAATCTTAAAGGAAATTAGAAATCGGTTTGCTTTCTACGAGAGAAGAATGTGGCCGGGGAAAACCAAAAACTAAAAGACAACGAGCAATTCTTTCTGTAGTCCTTCCTATAAAACCTTTTGTCTGGGTCCTTgatctttactttttctctcctaCCTATAGCTGCTCAAAGATGGAGGCGTGCTGTCGCCCATCCTCACACGGCTGATGAACTTTTTTGTGTTCTCTCGCGGGTAAGTTATTGTCAGAGCCTGGGAACAATGTTGGCGGGAAAAGCTGCCGTCGCGAACATCCTGAGCCATTTAATCCCAGGGTTTGATATTTTAAAGCAAAGGTGTTGGCTATTTGCCAGGGAAAGAGTAGAAGGAATTCATAAATGAGTTGAGGGTCAGACTACGCAACCTTGGAGGTTCCAGTTATATTTGACATTCTGGCTTCTTCTCACGCTGATCTTTCTGCTTTTCTGGACTCTTTCAGTCTCACCCCAGTCTTTGGGCCATACACCCGGCCCTCAGAGAGTGAGCTGTGGGACATGTGGGCAGGGATCCGCAACAACGACGGGAACTTAGTGATCGACAGGTAAGAAATAACCCTTTGCTTTGGTTtccagagggttttttttttttttttttttggaacatgGGGAAGATGTGGGATTGCTTATTCTATTCCTTGTTGATTCTACTGTCTCACAAGAAGGTAGCTTATGACTTATGAGGTACATCAAAATAAAAGTCATGCACTGTACTTTCTAAGAAAGCAATGGAGAGCCTAAGTCACGTGGCAAAGAGTTTGGATAAATAGCTATGAATTCTCCTGCTAATTCAGTTGTAACTGGCTGATTAGCCTTGGACTTTTTGTTAATATTAAATGTTTCCACACGTCTAATCATAGTTGTGAAAGGCATTTAGTGCTTTTCTCAAATTACaagtctcttcctctttttctatcttttctgtaGCAACCAGGGCCAAGAAGGAGATTTCCCTGTCTTGTATAAGAGTTCCCACGCCTTGGTTCAAATGCCTCTTTCACAGAGGGACTTGCTGATAGCCACACTGCTGCACTGCTGCAGATAAAGTCCTCTCCCGCTGCTAGTAGGCCAGCACGGCTCCCCTGCAGCTCTGCTGGGAGTCCTcccgtacccccccccccagccacccGGGATTCCAAagatgttttaatataaaaacttGCAAAACAAAATCCTCTTGTAAAATTCCCACAtactttcctttctaaaatgtaaataccACATCTAAGAGGTGACAGTCGAGGTTCGTAACTCCTGGAGTTTCCAGGCAGAATAATTAGAAATTATGAGTTTGAGTTCCAAAATGCAGCTGTGGCCTCTTATCACCATAGGAGGAGAACGTCTCCATTTTATCTGTGGTCAGAGGAAATGCAGAGAATGAATCTTTGTGCTTATGAACGTCTACACTTAGAATTCTAGAAGCAGATGGCAATCTAGAGATCATGTAGTTCAATCCTCTTATTCTAAAGAGGAAGACACAGGTCAAGAGATGAGCCTTAGACCTTTGACAGAGCTAATTGGCAGTGGAGGCATAATCCGAACTTGGGTTTTAGTTACATGGAACCCAAACTAACTTCTAGCCTTCTTAGAGCTCATTTCCTGTTTGACAAATACAGGGAAACATTAATTCTCCCAGTGAGAGTAGGCACAATGACCGCGTAGCTAAGTGGAGGTTAACAGAAATGGATACATTCATTCAGTGGGTTAATCCCAGGAGTACCAAATTGTTTGtggattaagaaaatataaattgtgtTCCTTGTGGCTCATGCTGGGCCTTTGCATCGGTTGCTAAGGCGCCTGTCCCACCCCTGCTGACTTGCCCATCCTATAGTCTCTTACAGTACATCAACCAGAGGAAGAAATTTAGAAGACGCTGGGTGGGAGCTCTCGCCTCTGTGACTATTCCCAGTGAGTATTTCTGTATTACAGCTTGACAGGAAAATGGAGGGACTTGGGGTTAGTTAAAATCATTGCCAgatgattaataaaaaatataataaagacacCAAACTcattttgaatttcagataaacaacagatACTTTCTTTAGGAAAACTACATGCTATGCAATATTtggtaaatactaaaaaaaaaaaaaaaagatcatctgaaattcagattttaCTGGTCACCCTTTAGTCTGGCGATCTTCTGCCGAGTCTGGAACAGTGGTGATGAAACACCGGGACACTACTGCTGCGGTGGTTGCAACACTGCAGGAGCGGCAGAAGGACTGGTGTCCTCTGCGtgtggccagtggccaccacatGAAATTCCAAATCCTGGGACAGAGGCTGTTTACATTATAATCAAGAAGCCATTGGTAGTTTCTGCTCATTTGTGTCTTCAttcttacagattaaaaaaaaaaaaaagatcggtGCTGTGTGTCACACATAATGCTCAAGAATTATTGACTTCACATATCGAGGGTTAATTATTACTGAAGAGCGAGACTTCAAGAGTACAGTATCCTGGATTGAGAGAAGGCTGCTGTGGCTGGGCGCTGGCTATGCATAGGACAGAGGTCCCAGAGGGGACTGTTTTCAGTTTGTTCCCAGCAGTTTATTATAACTTAACTTATTGAAAGAAGCtagattttctattataaaataacttatttaaagACAATATTTTGGATGGGTGATTTTAGCCTGGGGGCAGACTGGGGGTCAGCGCAGTGAGTAACGCACCCCTCTCTTTCCCAGTTCACTTTATCTACGGGCCTCTGGATCCGGTGAACCCCTACCCGGAGTTCCTGGAGCTGTACAGGTGAGTCTCCCTCAGGGGCTTCATGTCACTCGCTGCTCATCCCGACAGTCACCAGCTGCTTTCTCTGACCTCACAGCTGTTCCTCCGGGAGACACGTAGTAAAGGATGAGCTGGGAATGTGGTTCTCACATACATGTAAAGATCTCACATACATGTAAAGATTAGGAAACTGTTGTACATTCTCTTGATTGCTACAGCCTGTGTGCACTGTCACCACACGCTGCCAGGTGTCCAGGTAAGTCAATGTGATCACATGAAATGAAAGTGTATAATGTTTTTGAGAAATGTTTGCTTTAGTCTGATTGTAAAGCAACTCATTCCCTTTAGCTGAGCCACTGCAGGGAGAGGGTGAGACGAGCCTGCTGTGGAGCTGTGCCTGCTCGCTGGTGGTTACATTCTCTAGGTGCTTACTCGGAAGGTTGGACTATGAACTCCTGACTGACTTGAGCACATCAGAATGTTCCATACCTTCCTGTGGCCTAGTAGAAACAACCCAGTAATAAATAGCTTgcatttaccgtattttttgctccataagacacacctgaccataagacaccaCGTAGGCTTTTaaggaggaaataagaaaaaaaatattctgaatcaaatggtgtgttaaaatatttaataaaataccatatttttcgctccataagatgcatgggcattttcccctccactttttgagggaaaaaagtgtgtcttatggagcaaaaaatacggtaaatgtCAACAAGACACCCTCCCTCATCTCCTCCCAGGGTTAAGGAGGAACATTAGTTACTTTTACTTGGACAGTGGCCCCCTTGTTTGATGCCTCACACTTCTCTAAGGAGCTTGAAGTCATCCTGCTGTGACATGTGTCGCAAAGTGTTATATTTCACGTTGTCTGTTGAattatgaacatttaaaatgtactCTAAATATGTCATAAATGGAATTGGCAGGCTTATCTGCCTAACCGACAGTGCCACAGTAGAAGCTGAATAAGGTCTTTGTTGGTTCCTTCCAGTGTGGTATGTCCGCAGGGACAGTCACTGGGGCTGCCCACTGGCtaacctcccccccctccctccagcctcaaGTTCACCACCATGCTGTTCTCTTCCACTAGGAAAACGCTGCCGCGGTCCACAGTGTCGATTCTGGATGACCACATTAGCCACTACCCACAGCTAGAGGATCCCATGGGCTTCTTGAATGCATATATGGGCTTCATCAACTCCTTCTGAGCTGGCGAGAGTAGCTTCCCTGCATTACCTCCCCTACCCCCTGACTTGTTGTGTATTCCCTTTAGAAAGAAATGCCCTAAAGAGGTCCTGTCCACCCAACACTCTTCTCTCACAAAGGTCCACCTGACTCACATTGGTGAACAGCACACAGTAGCGACGAGCCAGTAGGAGCGCTGACCGAGGGTGACCTAACAGTCCACCTCCCGTTCCTTTGACATCTGACCAAGCGTATGGACTTGCCTTTGTGTGATTAGGAAACTGGTGAGCACTACTGCTCATGGATGCAGACGGACAGATGCTCTTTTGCATAAAAGGCTTAACCTTTGTGTAGCCATTTAGATGTGCTAATTTCTGGCCCAGCCCTGATTGGAATCTCACAGTCAAGGACGAGGAGACGGCGCCCGCGTGCCTCTCCGTGAGCCACTTTAAGGGCACATGATGTTTAAGTTTCCTAAGCAGCACAGCTTCATGGGAGAGCGCGTCTCCCTCGTCAagactttggattttgtttcctCTGCTGCATCTAATTATAGACATTTTGTTAAAGTAGATTTTGCTTTAAATATTGCAGTATTCTAAGTGTGCTTTAAGACTATGATTTACTTTTGcgtattgtatatattttagaagGGTACTAAAACAGCAGACACGCACTCTGGCAGCATAGTGAACCCTATTAaacatatttaatgaaaaaaattgaactaAATCCAAACTATTTGCAAaatatcctaaaaaaaaaaaaagaaatatatatatctaattttcacAGGACATTGAAGACCAATAGCATCTGTGCCAGAGACGGACTGTTATTAGCTGGAAAGACCAGCTAACAACAGTCTGATTTTTCATACCTCAGTGCTCCAAAGTGTGACCCTCCTGAGCgagcatggagggagggagagtgcagtCCGCGTCACGCTGAGTGTACCCCGGTTCCTTACCTTCCCACTGGCGGCCCCAACGGCTCTGTAATTCCTGTCCATTCTCGACAGGAAAGTTCCAGAAACTTAATTAAGAACAAATTCTGAAAGGCCTATGAGCAAAATGGTGctgaatactttttttcttaggCCAGTTTCATTGTTTTAGTCAAAATAGAGTTAagtgattattttaaattcttttttccctaAAGTTAGCAACTTCAAGTATAACAAGTGAAAGTGGAACAagtgtttattttctattaataaaaatgaattttgacaAAAGTGGACtctgccttccccctccccccacccctcccagatAAAGTATTGCCAACATTGCCAGGGGCCTTGGACACATTAAATGAAAGGCTAGATCGGAGTTAAGCAGCTGGGGTACAGGATAGTGTTTGCTTCTCAAGGTTGCGCAAAGCTGTACCATCACGCACAAAGCTGACCAGtgtaacaaaaaggaaaaaaaaagacatgcacaAGGACAGATACGTGCTTGATCTGCTGGCTCAGGGCCAAACATTTAATCTGCTAATCCAAAATCATTCATCTTTTAAAGTATGATTCTGGGGCTTTCATGCCACTAGCTTCAAAGCCCACCGAGAGTGAAGTACATCACCATCTTGCCCAGTAAGGTCTTATCCAACAGAAGCCAAGATAACATCTACAGGTGTTTCCTCTTTGCTTCTGACCGTCACCTGCATGGTCACTCCATCTGCTAGGGCCAGCCTGGACCTTACCAATAGATCATGGCCACCTCTGTACACAcctgagagagaagagtgaggaaAACCACATTAAGAACTGCAGCCCTGAGAGTGAAATTTGTCATGCTCTGCCTGCACTTCCTTTCCAATGGTTCCGCTTTTCTGGAGATATATGTCTATGGTAGGAATTGAATCTGACATACAAATTTGAAATAATCTTTTATATTCTCGTGATACCAGGTACATAGAAGGTATTCAAAGAATATTGATTTGGCATGCTCAAGTGGGGGGGAGGTAGGGGCACTGGTATCCATGAGAGAGATTTGAGTAAGGGTTTTAGGCCAAATACTGGCAGCCTCCAGGTTACGAACGAGatatactcacaaaaattaggggatatttcaaaatgaatatgaggcgatcaaatatcccctaatttttgtgagcagtgtaggttCTGTAGGTGTGTTCTTAAATTTGTATGGAAGTTGGAACaggtatatttacctattaaatgcaacttaggtGTTTGTTTTaacatactatttatttttacctttgtgtgcatataaatacttaaacatttttgaacctatcttgtttgtaacccggggactgcctgtatacATCTTAAAGGAACAGTGTAAACAGCTAAAATTATCCATTTTCCAGGGCTTCAAATTGTAACATCCAATAGGACAGCAGCAGGGTATGAGATGTCCATGCATCCACTTTCCTATcaaatttttgaaacaaaatagAGGGGCCTCTGAGAGAAGTATCTTACCTGCTAAGTACAGGGAGTGGGAATTCTTATTCTCAGGCACTTTGTCTGACCTCTCACATGGCTGCATGCCCAGAAAGGTGATAATGTTGTTGACAGCTTCTGTGTTGACAAGAGTGATGCAACAGTATCAGAAAAGGTCAGCTTAGGGTCTGCCTCCGCACCAGTGCATGCTGGGAGCTGGGGCAGAAGGGGTGCTGTGTAGATGGAGGGCACTGGACTAGAAGTAGGTTGACTCAGACACTGACAGGGTCCTGGCCTTGGAAGTGAATTAGCTTATGCAGTATTTAAAGGAAAATGTGCTTCTGGAGTAATAAACATTCCTGCTAGGCTCTAGACTACTGTCAGGTAATATATTGATAGCAAAATGGTTCTTACCTTCAAGAGTTTTGGTAGAACTGAGGGCAAAGGTCTCCTCTTTCTCAAAAGCATCTCCCACTTCTTCC from Saccopteryx leptura isolate mSacLep1 chromosome 2, mSacLep1_pri_phased_curated, whole genome shotgun sequence carries:
- the MEST gene encoding mesoderm-specific transcript homolog protein; amino-acid sequence: MVRRDRLRRMREWWVQVGLLAVPLLAAYLHIPPPQLSPALHSWKSSGKFFTYKGLRIFYQDSVGVVGSPEIVVLLHGFPTSSYDWYKIWEGLTLRFHRVIALDFLGFGFSDKPRPHHYSIFEQASIVEALLRHLGLQNRRVNLLSHDYGDIVAQELLYRFKQNRSGRLTIKSLCLSNGGIFPETHRPLLLQKLLKDGGVLSPILTRLMNFFVFSRGLTPVFGPYTRPSESELWDMWAGIRNNDGNLVIDSLLQYINQRKKFRRRWVGALASVTIPIHFIYGPLDPVNPYPEFLELYRKTLPRSTVSILDDHISHYPQLEDPMGFLNAYMGFINSF